The following proteins are encoded in a genomic region of Triticum dicoccoides isolate Atlit2015 ecotype Zavitan chromosome 1B, WEW_v2.0, whole genome shotgun sequence:
- the LOC119330241 gene encoding classical arabinogalactan protein 9-like, which yields MATSLDPAPLRHLASARRCVPPPHQTQGASPPCAAACAASRAATSPQARRPAMEASSSTELLCAPPASRLPPHAASRPDPAEGGPATLDPASSSPHGPPPCRSDAPRRSSANQAHQPPGSCCSPSARSLAPCSCQGPSRSPTGSSSSPPSPREQRWWITC from the exons ATGGCGACCTCCCTCGACCCCGCGCCGCTGCGCCACCTCGCCTCCGCCCGCCGGTGCGTGCCGCCACCTCACCAGACCCAAGGAGCCTCGCCGCCTTGTGCTGCCGCCTGCGCCGCGTCGCGCGCCGCCACCTCCCCACAAGCTCGCCGCCCCGCCATGGAAGCCTCGTCGAGCACCGAGCTCCTCTGCGCCCCGCCCGCGTCGCGGCTGCCGCCCCACGCTGCCTCGCGCCCGGATCCGGCCGAGGGTGGTCCGGCCACTCTAGATCCAGCCTCCTCCTCACCGCACGGGCCTCCTCCTTGCCGGAGTGACGCCCCTCGCCGGAGCAGCGCCAACCAAGCCCATCAGCCACCAGGGTCGTGCTGCAGCCCATCCGCGAGATCTCTGGCGCCGTGCAGCTGCCAGGGTCCAAGTCGCTCTCCAACCGGATCCTCGTCCTCTCCGCCCTCTCCGAG GGAACAACGGTGGTGGATAACCTGTTGA